The following are from one region of the Vitis riparia cultivar Riparia Gloire de Montpellier isolate 1030 chromosome 9, EGFV_Vit.rip_1.0, whole genome shotgun sequence genome:
- the LOC117922750 gene encoding receptor-like protein EIX2, giving the protein MAGLVSLKNLNMNHANLSMVGPHWAGVLSKLPILTDLHLLGCTLSGSISSLGSSNFSSLAILSISQNAFNSKFPEWLVNVSSLVSIDISNSELWGRVPLDLSELPNLQYLDLSGNKNLKGSCAQLLKGSWRRIEVLILASNNLHGTIPSSIGILCNLKYLNLGFNNLTGSLPTFLEVPENCSSESPLPNLTHLSLSSNQLTGKLPEWLGELEELVELRMDDNNLQGRIPASLGTLQHLTNMWLGTNRLKGTLPDSFGQLSELVYLDVSFNNLIGILSEENFSKLSKLKYLLLSSNSFTLNVSSHWVPPFQIHFLEMGSCHLGPSFPLWLKSQKEVEYLVLSNASISSSIPNWFWNISSNIGWVNLSLNHLQGQLPNPLNLGPFATIDFSSNLFQGPIPLPNRGAYLLDLSDNKFSGPIPQRIGEFMPELWFLSLSDNEIKGTIPASVGHMWNVEVIDLSRNGLVGSIPSTINNCSNLRILDLGNNGLSGMIPVSLGKLKQLRSLHLNKNKLSGELPPSFQHLSNLETLDLSYNKLSGSIPSWMGAAFSHLRILNLRSNAFSGELPSDVSNLDSLHVLDLAENHLTGTIPAILGDLKAMAEEQNKNQYLLYGMSSVHYYEESLFVNAKGQVLEYTKTLSLVVSIDLSHNNLSGDFPKEITNLFGLVVLNLSKNHISGQIPGSIWRLHQLLSFDLSSNKLSGTIPPSMSSLTFLSYLNLSNNNFSGKIPFMGQMTTFTGTAFAGNPNLCGAPLVTKCQDEGLDKGQSDVEDETDNNFIDQWFYLSVGLGFAVGVLVPFFICAFSKSCYEVYFGFVNKIVGKLVWLKRRVNRS; this is encoded by the exons ATGGCTGGTCTTGTTTCCTTGAAGAATCTTAACATGAACCATGCCAACCTTTCAATGGTGGGGCCTCATTGGGCTGGGGTGTTAAGTAAGCTTCCAATTTTAACTGATCTGCATCTTCTTGGGTGTACCCTCTCTGGTTCAATTTCATCCCTAGGTTCTTCCAATTTTAGTTCACTTGCTATTCTATCTATCAGTCAGAACGCCTTCAATTCAAAGTTTCCTGAATGGCTTGTGAATGTCAGCAGCCTTGTATCCATAGACATAAGCAACAGTGAGTTATGGGGGAGGGTTCCGCTGGATCTCAGTGAGCTACCTAATTTGCAGTACTTGGATCTCTCTGGTAATAAAAATCTGAAAGGCAGTTGCGCCCAGTTGTTGAAGGGAAGCTGGAGAAGGATAGAGGTGCTCATTTTGGCTTCAAATAACTTACATG GTACAATTCCAAGCTCAATCGGAATTCTTTGcaacttaaaatatttgaacttgGGGTTTAATAACTTGACAGGAAGTCTACCAACATTCCTTGAGGTGCCTGAAAATTGCAGTTCTGAAAGTCCTTTGCCCAATCTCACCCATTTAAGTTTGTCAAGCAATCAGTTAACTGGAAAACTGCCGGAATGGTTGGGTGAGCTTGAAGAGCTTGTGGAACTCAGAATGGATGATAACAATCTTCAAGGTCGCATCCCTGCTTCTTTAGGGACATTGCAACACTTGACCAATATGTGGCTTGGAACCAACAGACTGAAAGGGACTCTTCCAGACAGTTTCGGACAGCTTTCTGAATTGGTTTACCTGGATGTTTCCTTCAACAATTTGATTGGAATTCTCTCTGAAGAAAATTTTTCCAAGCTAAGTAAGctgaaatatttattattgtcCTCCAATTCTTTTACTTTGAATGTCAGTTCCCATTGGGTTCCTCCATTCCAAATCCACTTTCTTGAGATGGGTTCATGTCATTTAGGTCCTTCATTTCCACTTTGGCTCAAGTCACAAAAGGAAGTTGAGTATCTTGTTCTCTCAAATGCCAGCATTTCAAGTTCCATACCAAACTGGTTTTGGAATATTTCTTCTAACATAGGGTGGGTAAATCTGTCTCTCAATCATTTACAAGGTCAGTTACCAAATCCACTGAATCTTGGCCCCTTTGCGACTATTGATTTCAGTTCCAACCTCTTTCAAGGACCCATTCCTCTTCCAAACCGTGGGGCTTACTTACTAGATCTATCTGACAATAAATTTTCTGGTCCTATCCCACAGCGCATAGGTGAATTCATGCCAGAACTGTGGTTCCTTTCTCTTTCAGATAATGAAATAAAAGGAACCATCCCTGCTTCTGTGGGACATATGTGGAATGTTGAGGTCATTGATCTTTCAAGGAATGGATTGGTAGGAAGCATCCCTTCGACCATAAATAATTGCTCTAACCTAAGGATTCTTGACCTTGGGAACAATGGTTTGTCTGGAATGATTCCAGTATCACTGGGTAAATTAAAGCAGCTTCGGTCTCTGCACCTAAACAAGAATAAGCTTTCTGGAGAGCTTCCTCCATCTTTCCAACATTTATCAAATCTGGAAACCCTGGATCTCAGTTACAACAAATTATCAGGTAGCATTCCATCATGGATGGGAGCTGCTTTCAGCCATCTTAGAATTCTTAACTTGAGGTCCAATGCCTTTTCCGGGGAACTTCCGTCTGACGTCTCCAATTTAGATTCACTGCATGTGCTGGACCTTGCGGAAAATCATTTGACTGGGACCATTCCCGCTATTTTGGGTGATCTTAAAGCCATGGCTGAAGagcaaaacaaaaatcagtATCTATTGTATGGGATGTCTTCAGTCCACTACTATGAAGAAAGCTTGTTTGTAAATGCAAAAGGGCAAGTTCTAGAATACACCAAGACTCTTTCTCTGGTTGTCAGCATAGACCTCTCCCACAATAATTTAAGTGGAGACTTTCCGAAGGAAATAACAAACTTGTTTGGTTTAGTGGTTTTGAACTTGTCGAAAAACCATATTAGCGGGCAGATTCCAGGAAGCATTTGGAGGTTGCATCAATTGTTATCTTTTGATCTGTCAAGTAATAAGCTCTCTGGCACTATCCCTCCAAGCATGTCCTCATTAAcatttttgagttatttgaatttatcaaataataatttctctGGTAAGATCCCCTTCATGGGGCAAATGACAACCTTTACAGGGACGGCCTTCGCTGGAAATCCAAATCTTTGTGGAGCTCCACTTGTTACTAAATGCCAAGATGAAGGTTTAGATAAAGGGCAAAGTGATGTTGAGGATGAAACCGACAATAACTTCATTGATCAGTGGTTTTACTTGAGTGTTGGGTTGGGGTTTGCAGTTGGTGTTTTAGTTCCCTTTTTCATTTGTGCATTTAGCAAATCTTGCTATGAAGTCTATTTTGGTTTTGTAAACAAAATTGTGGGCAAATTGGTGTGGCTGAAGAGGAGAGTAAATCGTAGCTAA
- the LOC117921881 gene encoding receptor-like protein EIX2, translated as MGRVPLDLSELPNLQYLDLSGNKNLKGSCAQLLKGSWRRIEVLILASNNLHGTIPSSIGILCNLKYLNLGFNNLTGSLPTFLEVPENCSSESPLPNLTHLSLSSNQLTGKLPEWLGELEELVELRMDDNNLQGRIPASLGTLQHLTNMWLGTNRLKGTLPDSFGQLSELVYLDVSFNNLIGILSEENFSKLSKLKYLLLSSNSFTLNVSSHWVPPFQIHFLEMGSCHLGPSFPLWLKSQKEVEYLVLSNASISSSIPNWFWNISSNIGWVNLSLNHLQGQLPNPLNLGPFATIDFSSNLFQGPIPLPNRGAYLLDLSDNKFSGPIPQRIGEFMPELWFLSLSDNEIKGTIPASVGHMWNVEVIDLSRNGLVGSIPSTINNCSNLRILDLGNNGLSGMIPVSLGKLKQLRSLHLNKNKLSGELPPSFQHLSNLETLDLSYNKLSGSIPSWMGAAFSHLRILNLRSNAFSGELPSDVSNLDSLHVLDLAENHLTGTIPAILGDLKAMAEEQNKNQYLLYGMSSVHYYEESLFVNAKGQVLEYTKTLSLVVSIDLPHNNLSGDFPKEITNLFGLVVLNLSKNHISGQIPGSIWRLHQLLSFDLSSNKLSGTIPPSMSSLTFLSYLNLSNNNFSGKIPFMGQMTTFTGTAFAGNPNLCGAPLVTKCQDEGLDKGQSDVEDETDNNFIDQWFYLSVGLGFAVGVLVPFFICTFSKSCYEVYFGFVNKIVGKLVWLKRRVNRS; from the exons ATGGGGAGGGTTCCGCTGGATCTCAGTGAGCTACCTAATTTGCAGTACTTGGATCTCTCTGGTAATAAAAATCTGAAAGGCAGTTGCGCCCAGTTGTTGAAGGGAAGCTGGAGAAGGATAGAGGTGCTCATTTTGGCTTCAAATAACTTACATG GTACAATTCCAAGCTCAATCGGAATTCTTTGCAACTTAAAGTATTTGAACTTGGGGTTTAATAACTTGACAGGAAGTCTACCAACATTCCTTGAGGTGCCTGAAAATTGCAGTTCTGAAAGTCCTTTGCCCAATCTCACCCATTTAAGTTTGTCAAGCAATCAGTTAACTGGAAAACTGCCGGAATGGTTGGGTGAGCTTGAAGAGCTTGTGGAACTCAGAATGGATGATAACAATCTTCAAGGTCGCATCCCTGCTTCTTTAGGGACATTGCAACACTTGACCAATATGTGGCTTGGAACCAACAGACTGAAAGGGACTCTTCCAGACAGTTTCGGACAGCTTTCTGAATTGGTTTACCTGGATGTTTCCTTCAACAATTTGATTGGAATTCTCTCTGAAGAAAATTTTTCCAAGCTAAGTAAGctgaaatatttattattgtcCTCCAATTCTTTTACTTTGAATGTCAGTTCCCATTGGGTTCCTCCATTCCAAATCCACTTTCTTGAGATGGGTTCATGTCATTTAGGTCCTTCATTTCCACTTTGGCTCAAGTCACAAAAGGAAGTTGAGTATCTTGTTCTCTCAAATGCCAGCATTTCAAGTTCCATACCAAACTGGTTTTGGAATATTTCTTCTAACATAGGGTGGGTAAATCTGTCTCTCAATCATTTACAAGGTCAGTTACCAAATCCACTGAATCTTGGCCCCTTTGCGACTATTGATTTCAGTTCCAACCTCTTTCAAGGACCCATTCCTCTTCCAAACCGTGGGGCTTACTTACTAGATCTATCTGACAATAAATTTTCTGGTCCTATCCCACAGCGCATAGGTGAATTCATGCCAGAACTGTGGTTCCTTTCTCTTTCAGATAATGAAATAAAAGGAACCATCCCTGCTTCTGTGGGACATATGTGGAATGTTGAGGTCATTGATCTTTCAAGGAATGGATTGGTAGGAAGCATCCCTTCGACCATAAATAATTGCTCTAACCTAAGGATTCTTGACCTTGGGAACAATGGTTTGTCTGGAATGATTCCAGTATCACTGGGTAAATTAAAGCAGCTTCGGTCTCTGCACCTAAACAAGAATAAGCTTTCTGGAGAGCTTCCTCCATCTTTCCAACATTTATCAAATCTGGAAACCCTGGATCTCAGTTACAACAAATTATCAGGTAGCATTCCATCATGGATGGGAGCTGCTTTCAGCCATCTTAGAATTCTTAACTTGAGGTCCAATGCCTTTTCCGGGGAACTTCCGTCTGACGTCTCCAATTTAGATTCACTGCATGTGCTGGACCTTGCGGAAAATCATTTGACTGGAACCATTCCCGCTATTTTGGGTGATCTTAAAGCCATGGCTGAAGagcaaaacaaaaatcagtATCTATTGTATGGGATGTCTTCAGTCCACTACTATGAAGAAAGCTTGTTTGTAAATGCAAAAGGGCAAGTTCTAGAATACACCAAGACTCTTTCTCTGGTTGTCAGCATAGACCTCCCCCACAATAATTTAAGTGGAGACTTTCCGAAGGAAATAACAAACTTGTTTGGTTTAGTGGTTTTGAACTTGTCGAAAAACCACATTAGCGGGCAGATTCCAGGAAGCATTTGGAGGTTGCATCAATTGTTATCTTTTGATCTGTCAAGTAACAAGCTCTCTGGCACTATCCCTCCAAGCATGTCCTCATTAAcatttttgagttatttgaatttatcaaataataatttctctGGTAAGATCCCCTTCATGGGGCAAATGACAACCTTTACAGGGACGGCCTTCGCTGGAAATCCAAATCTTTGTGGAGCTCCACTTGTTACTAAATGCCAAGATGAAGGTTTAGATAAAGGGCAAAGTGATGTTGAAGATGAAACCGACAATAACTTCATTGATCAGTGGTTTTACTTGAGTGTTGGGTTGGGGTTTGCAGTTGGTGTTTTAGTTCCCTTTTTCATTTGTACATTTAGCAAATCTTGCTATGAAGTCTATTTTGGTTTTGTAAACAAAATTGTGGGCAAATTGGTGTGGCTGAAGAGGAGAGTAAATCGTAGCTAA